Genomic segment of Pseudothermotoga hypogea DSM 11164 = NBRC 106472:
TACGCTCGGAATCTCCAGCTGTTTGGGTTCCCTGTGTTTATCTCTGATCGTTGATTTGAGTTTCTTGACCTTCTTTTCGAGTGCGTCGCACAGGTTGTCTATCGCCGCGTACAGATCGGGATCTTTCTCCTGAACGACGATCACGTTGCCTCTGAGATTGATGTTCGCCTTCACCACGTAATTCACTGCGTCCTTTTCGGCTTTGATTTCCGCCGAGACGAGCTCCTCATCCTTGATGACTCTGTCGACCTTCTCGAGCCTTTTCTCCAGATATTGATGCATGGCAGCTGTGGCTTCAAAGCCTCGCGTCGTGAACCTGTAGTTCATCCATTCACCTCCCAAGAATGTCCTGTCTGACCTTCAAATAGCACTCGATCGCTTCAAGGTTTTCCTGCATCCTGACAAAGCTGTGACCGTAGAGCGTGACGAGAGAATAGATCAGATAGGACACGTCGTACGTTTTCGAAAGACATGTCGAAATCTGCACGTCGTTTTCCGAAAAGAACTTTTGTTCCTGACCTTCCAGCGATTTCATCGCAGACAACAGCTGATACTCCAGCATAACCAGTCCAGCGAGCAGGAGCAAGAAACCGAACGGAAGAACGAGTGTTACGAACAGACCGGCAACGGATGCCGAAAGTCCAAGGAGCATCCAAAGTTCATCACCCGTCAAGATCAAAGAGGAGTACTTCGGAAAACGCTCGGCGAGTTGCCGCTGAATCTCTCTGATCGAGCCACGCCACTTGAGAAATCCAACAAACAACCCAAGCCCACTCACGAACGACAGACCCTGCGTCACACCGAGGAATCTGTTAGCGTAGAGCGACCAGGACGCAACAACGATCACTGAGGCTATCAAACCGAGAAAGTTTGCCACGAAGAAAATCAGGCCGCAGTAGACCATCAAATGATGTGATGGTCTCGCCTTAAGATCGAACAGTTCGTTCAACTGTTTCACACCTCATCCCCCCAAAATCCAAAACAGTGTCGACAAAACCAATAATACGACACACAGAATTATCAACCAGACCGATCTCCTCTTGATCTCATCCTGTGTATCTCTAAAAACACGGAACGCCACAACGAGCAAGATCAGCAAAAGGGACGATAGCACCAAAACAAGAGCGATCATTGTTGACACTTCATCGAGCCCTTCGTTGCGAGAATGATCTCGGTATCTTCGGCATCAAAAATGCTCGTCAAAAGGTTTATCGCGAGTCCTTCTACGGTCAGCTTGAGGTTCTTTCCCGTAACGACGGTTGGTGGACTTATGACGATCCTGCAACCGACCTTCTCAAGGTTCATGGCTAATGCACCAGCGATCATGTTTCCAAGCTCTCCGATCGCACTCATGGCAAGATCGTCAAGAGCATCGTACTGAAGACCCATCATCTTCGATACGATCTTCAACGCCGTGGTCGGGCTGAAGGAATATATCAAGTTACCGTCCACACCACCGCTGAAACCTATCACGGTGACCATGTCGTACTTCGGCTTGATCTCCTTCAGAAGACCTGGCTTTCCAACAGCCGGTGTGACGTTCAACAGGGCCTTCAGCGTGTTCATAACGGCCGCTATCAGCGCGTTCACGATGCGTGCATCCACCGTTGATACCTCCTCATTCCCAGTGTTCGGACAGTTTCACATCCACTTTCAACGGTACTGACAATTTTACCACCGTTTCCATGATCTCCTTGACCTTTTTTGTAACCAATTCGGCTTCTTCGTTCGGTACCTCAAAAACGAGTTCATCGTGGACCTGCAGGATCATCTTCGTTCTCAAGCCCTTCTCCTTCAGGAACCTGTGAACTGCGATCATCGCAAGTTTCATTATATCAGCCGCCGTACCCTGTATGGGCGTGTTGACCGCGATCCTCTCACCTTCCTGTCGAACCGAGGAATCGGAGGATCTCAGCTGAGGTACCTCACGCTTTCTTCCAAAAAGTGTTCTCACGTGCCCATGGGTTTTCGCAAAGGCCACAGTCTTCGTTAAATATTCTCTGACATGTGGGTAGAGCTCGAAGTACTCTTTTATGAAAGCCTCCGCCTGCCGATAGGACAGTCCCGTTCGTTGCGACAGACCGTACGGTGAAACACCGTATATGATCGAAA
This window contains:
- the hpf gene encoding ribosome hibernation-promoting factor, HPF/YfiA family; protein product: MNYRFTTRGFEATAAMHQYLEKRLEKVDRVIKDEELVSAEIKAEKDAVNYVVKANINLRGNVIVVQEKDPDLYAAIDNLCDALEKKVKKLKSTIRDKHREPKQLEIPSVTEESEEEVAETRRLPLNVMPMEEAILQFKAMDRQFFLFRNSETGEINLLLLRKDGKLSLYEFFE
- a CDS encoding chemotaxis protein CheX — encoded protein: MDARIVNALIAAVMNTLKALLNVTPAVGKPGLLKEIKPKYDMVTVIGFSGGVDGNLIYSFSPTTALKIVSKMMGLQYDALDDLAMSAIGELGNMIAGALAMNLEKVGCRIVISPPTVVTGKNLKLTVEGLAINLLTSIFDAEDTEIILATKGSMKCQQ